The following coding sequences are from one Bacillota bacterium window:
- a CDS encoding ABC transporter substrate-binding protein — protein MRKIEDRSSNFRLASRFMISLLILALLLTAGCSNRLENTGTPAQPDKQDVITVTDCVGRQVQVPAQIERVACLCPESGHAMAMFGLGDRVVAVVGGMQRDVLLTNMYPHIKDLPVPKSSGIINIEELLNTDPDLVFVRSDTAANEAEMAKMKKTGLPFLVVDYADIDRQQYALNMMGQALGVQDKAQAYNDYYRRIVETVTARLADIPPETRIRLYHSVNEALRTDAQGTLPADWIQVAGAINVSVGQDLKLYEGDYYANLEQIMLWDPEVIICNEPGVAGYILSHEQWAPLQAVKAEKVWQLPIGISRWGHHSSLETPLAILWTAQRLYPERFTDVDMAAETKEFFQEFFNYELSDELVQDILSGEGMRETKG, from the coding sequence GGCCAGCCGGTTCATGATTTCGCTATTGATCCTAGCGCTGCTGCTAACAGCCGGCTGTAGCAACCGGCTGGAAAACACCGGCACTCCGGCCCAGCCGGATAAGCAGGATGTCATAACTGTAACCGATTGTGTGGGGCGGCAAGTACAAGTTCCGGCTCAAATAGAGCGCGTGGCCTGTTTGTGTCCTGAGTCGGGGCATGCCATGGCCATGTTTGGCCTGGGAGATCGGGTGGTGGCAGTGGTAGGAGGTATGCAGCGAGATGTCTTGCTGACTAACATGTATCCCCACATAAAAGATCTTCCGGTGCCCAAAAGCAGCGGTATCATCAATATAGAAGAGCTGCTGAATACAGATCCCGATCTGGTGTTTGTAAGAAGCGATACCGCCGCCAACGAAGCCGAAATGGCGAAAATGAAAAAGACCGGCCTGCCGTTCCTGGTAGTGGATTATGCCGATATCGACCGGCAGCAGTATGCCCTGAACATGATGGGACAGGCGCTGGGGGTTCAGGATAAGGCCCAAGCCTACAACGATTATTACCGCCGGATTGTGGAGACGGTTACCGCTAGATTAGCCGATATCCCGCCGGAGACGCGGATTCGGCTCTATCACTCCGTTAACGAAGCCTTGCGGACCGATGCCCAAGGGACCTTGCCGGCCGATTGGATCCAGGTGGCAGGAGCCATCAACGTATCGGTAGGTCAGGATTTGAAGCTATACGAAGGCGATTACTATGCTAACCTGGAACAGATCATGTTGTGGGATCCCGAAGTTATCATCTGTAACGAGCCGGGTGTGGCAGGTTACATTCTGTCTCACGAACAATGGGCTCCGCTGCAGGCGGTGAAAGCTGAAAAGGTGTGGCAGCTACCCATCGGCATCTCGCGCTGGGGACACCATTCTTCGTTGGAGACGCCGCTGGCTATTTTGTGGACGGCCCAGCGTTTGTACCCTGAACGATTTACCGATGTGGACATGGCCGCCGAAACCAAGGAGTTCTTCCAGGAGTTTTTCAACTACGAACTCAGCGACGAACTGGTGCAAGACATCCTTAGCGGCGAAGGCATGCGGGAAACCAAAGGCTAA